A single Symbiobacterium thermophilum IAM 14863 DNA region contains:
- a CDS encoding stage V sporulation protein S, producing MEALKVSATSNPKSVAGALAAVLREKGSAEVQAVGAGAVNQAVKAIAIARGYVAPNGIDLITIPAFAEIAIEGEERTAIRFIVEPR from the coding sequence ATGGAAGCACTAAAGGTCTCAGCAACTTCGAACCCGAAATCGGTTGCAGGTGCTCTGGCTGCTGTTCTGCGTGAGAAGGGCAGCGCTGAGGTCCAGGCCGTGGGAGCGGGTGCCGTCAACCAAGCGGTCAAGGCGATTGCCATTGCGCGCGGGTACGTGGCGCCCAACGGAATCGACCTCATCACCATTCCGGCCTTTGCGGAGATCGCCATCGAAGGGGAGGAGCGGACGGCGATTCGGTTCATCGTGGAACCCAGGTAA